The genomic stretch TCAAAGGGCGAACAAAATGCACTTTGATTTAGTCAATTACATTCGCTCTCGTAACGAGTCTGGGGAATTGGCGGATTATTTAATTGCTATGATTAATCAATATAGTAACTGGAGAAAAAACCTGCCAGCTACTCAAGTCGAACTCACCTCCGGGGAAAGCAGCACAGACAACTCAGCTATGAGCAAGTGGAATGATATTGAGATCAATGAAAAAACTGAGGTAAATACCGCCCCTCAGCAGAACTCTGTAAGCACTCCACAAGCCACAAATAAAACTATTTATACGACTGATCCCGTATTCAAAAGTGACGAATACATAGGAGCCGATATTGACGTCATCCGGGAATCTGTCAGAGATAATAAAAATAAGATTATTCAATACTGTTTTGGTTTTGTTCTCATTCTTTTCGTGTTCGGAATTTTAGATACAATCAACGGCTGGACCAGAGCCGGCGTTTGGATGCGCGATTTGTTCTTTTCGCCAACCCTGGAAATTACCACTATTCCCGTCATAGCTGAGTTTTACTTAGACGGCCGGAAAATAGCCGGGAAAAGTCCCATCGAAATCACCGATATTGCTCCCGGTGTCCACGAGCTCGAGATGGTGCGAGAGGGATTTAGACCCATTACGAAATCACTTTTTGTATCCCATGAAGGCGAAATCCGGATTCAAGGCGAAGGAAAAAATGGCAACCAAAACTATCAATTTAGATTCAGCGCTGAAGTTGAAATAAATTCAAATCCCCAGGGTGCCCAGGTTTATCTCAACGGGGTACTTCTAAACCAAAAAACGCCCTGCACAGCAATGTGGGAAGCAGGGACTCCTTTTGCACTCGAACTGGAACGCCCGGGATTTAATCGACTGACCGGTTTTTCAATGAACGGGATGAACGGTACGAAAGAGGCGAAAGACCACAGATTTTGGGAAGTAAAGGTATTAAAAGATGACGATGTTAAATATTCCGTAACCGGAATTTTCAAAAAAAGAATGGTTTTGGAAACGAGTCCGCAGGATGTTGAAATCTACGACCTAAAATCGAACCGCCGCCTCATACCGGAACATGGAAATACAATCCTACTTGCGCTAGGATCACACGCACTCGAATTCAGAAAAGCCAGTTTCATCTCCAAGAAGTTAGAACTAAATATAACCGAGGAATCAAGTAGTAAAATTACAGCAGCCCTGTCAAGGAACGTCCTGTTCACAGCAACAAACGCATCCGGTAACAACGCCGACATTGGCGCCGACTTAGTCAGTTTAAAAAACGGCACCCGCGAATTTCTAAAAAGTAGCAAGAAAACGCCTCTTAACCTGACACTGCCGGCCTACACTTATGAGGCAATTTTTGCAAAACCGGGCTATCAGAGCAGGCAGATCACCGTTGGGCCTAATAGTCGCAATGTTACAGCCAGAATGAACGTGGCCAAAGCCATCGTCGATGTTAAGGTTATCGATGCTCTATCAGGGCAGCCTATTTCAGGCGCTGATATTTATTATAACCCCGGGGACAATCTAAATGCTCCTCAATCTCCTTTTGCTAAAACAGATTTAAAAGGGAGGGGATTGGGGCAGCTTACATCCGGCAAATATCTTTTTACTGTGAATTACCGTGGGTTTCGTCCGCTGACGCGCAACTTACTTCTGCGAGCCGGCGAAACCTATGCGCTTGTTTTTAAAATCTATCCCTCTAATTAACCTTTTCGTATGTGATGCCAAAGCTTGTCATAAAAAAAGGGGACTTTGTTGTTAATAAATTATCCATCCCGGAAGATGTACTCGCGTTTACGATCGGTTCCGAACAGGGAAATGATATTACTATCCCTGACGAAAGCATTTCGTATTACCACCTCCAGTTCGAAAGACAAAACAATGAGTATTATATACGTGACTTGCAAAGTCAAAGTGGAACTTTTGTAAACGGCACTAGAATTAGCGGAAGGGCACTTCTAAATAGTAATGACCAGATTGGAATTGGGAATCACAAAATTACCTTTTTATTTTCAGAATCGCTTCCGGAATCTCCGGTATTTTTTGAAAAAAACAAATCGGATCAAACCACATCCGGTTCTCATTTTGAGGATAAAATCGCTGGCGTACCTTCGCTCACTCAATTAAACGCCTGGTTAAACGAAGCCCACGATAACGATAATGACGAAATTTTTAATGAAGACAGTGGAAATGGCAATTTAAAACCGGTCGATGCATTTGATGAAATTGAGCCGGAAAATTCTACCGATTTTTTTGACAACAATCAAGACGTCGAACCCGGGCCTTTAACAACTTTTATTACTACCGAAAGTGATCAGAATGAAAATCGTGACCTGAATATTGAAACGGAAACGTTACTTAAACCGGAGAAAACAGACGCAGGCGTCTTAGAATTAACGGAGCCTGTTGATGAAGTTGCTGAACCGCAAGAATCCGAGACTTCATTGCGGTACTATTTGTTAGGTATTTATGGGTATTACCTTGGTAAAAAGTTTAAACTTAGGAGTTCACGAACAAGAATAGGCCGAGACAGTCGGAAGAACCATATTGTTCTCAGAAGAAATTCCAAACGAAGGCGGGAACAAGGCGTATCACGCAGACACGCTACAATTATAAACAAAGGGAATAAGTATTATATTCGGGACGAGAAGAGCAAAAGTGGTCTCAGGGTGAATCAAAAAATAGTTGGGCCGTCTAAAAAGGTTTACCTCGATCCCGGTGATGAAATTGAATTTTTCACCGATAGAAGGAGTCATATATTTCGTTTTGTCATCCAGGGAGATTGGGATTTTTCTTCTCCTAAAAAAGCGGGCGACTGGCATATCAGAAACAGTAGGACAATTATTACGGTTCTTTCAGCCATCGTCATCTTAATCGCCGGGTTTCTACTTATTAATTCTTTTAGAACAATAAGCTATATGGACAAAAGTCCGGTTTCTCTAAACGCCAAGGAATCTTTCTGGGCACGCGGCTTTGATGACTCTGACCTCCCAAACCACAATCCCCTGGCCTTTTCAAGTTATCCGGCTATGGCGGATCTAAACGGAGATAATTTCATCGATGTAGTTTTTATCGATACTAACGGAATATTAAAGGCGATAAATGGCGCTTCAAAGCAACCCCTTTGGGTTAACCGAGAGTTTAAAATAAACTTCAACGAACGAATCACCCTGGAAGATTTAAATAACGACAACAACCCGGATGTGATTGTTCAATCCGAAGACTCACGAGTGAGGGTCATCTCGGGTGACAACGGTAGAGAGATTTTAAAAAGTCCGATATTAGAAAACCCGTTAACCGGAGCACCAATTGTCGGGGATTTTAACGGAGACGGCTTTAAAGATTTGGCTGTGACCTCAGGGAACAATTATGTTTATATCGGATTCTCAATCTCGACAAAACCAGATTGGAAAAGACTTGAAACCGAGGAGTCGATTAATTCATTTACCTCTGCTGAAGATGTCACCGGAGACAAAATTCACGATATTCTAATCGGAACGGAAACAGGCAAAGTTGTTATAATTGACGGTTCAATTCCTAAAATCTATGGTACCATCGACATAAATGAAGAGCTCAGCAAAGCTTTAGGCTCATTCAATATATTTACAAAAATTCGTTTTCCGGCCTCCTTTGCCGACTTGAATGGAGATAATACAAAGGACATTATCGTCGGCACAGAGCAAGGATATATCATTGCGCTAAATGGAAAGACGCTTGAAAGATTCTGGTGGGATAAAGCGGATGCAGAATCTCAAATCACAAAAGCCGGAGAACAAAGTATTTCCCTGGGTGATTTTGATGGCGACGGTCTTTTAGATGTGGCAAATATCACACAGGCTGGCAGGCTGCGTGTCATTTTGGGCAGAAACATGGGTAAGGATAGAAAGTTGGTTCTTTGGGAATACCCGAGTGAAGAGTCCGGCGAATTTATTGGACCAGTA from candidate division KSB1 bacterium encodes the following:
- a CDS encoding protein kinase; protein product: MTPLDNSILDNKYEIVHEIKRGGFGIVYFGLDKRLNKPIAIKKIVPDLVGEENFLEMFHEEALNVARLNHNNIVHIYDLKKTADGHLYIIMEYIDGYDLEKIIRALRKSGQKMSPYLAAHIVAEICVALDYANQRLDTLTNKPLNLVHQDVSPSNIMVTRHGGVKLIDFGISSVKLHQKTEKKSPKLRGKIPYMAPEQLIRGNIPDHRSDLFSLGLVLYEVLSGQRIFNSREDVYASGKNAKLFKKAIKDPSFPRPLDKIISNALEPDIRQRYQRANKMHFDLVNYIRSRNESGELADYLIAMINQYSNWRKNLPATQVELTSGESSTDNSAMSKWNDIEINEKTEVNTAPQQNSVSTPQATNKTIYTTDPVFKSDEYIGADIDVIRESVRDNKNKIIQYCFGFVLILFVFGILDTINGWTRAGVWMRDLFFSPTLEITTIPVIAEFYLDGRKIAGKSPIEITDIAPGVHELEMVREGFRPITKSLFVSHEGEIRIQGEGKNGNQNYQFRFSAEVEINSNPQGAQVYLNGVLLNQKTPCTAMWEAGTPFALELERPGFNRLTGFSMNGMNGTKEAKDHRFWEVKVLKDDDVKYSVTGIFKKRMVLETSPQDVEIYDLKSNRRLIPEHGNTILLALGSHALEFRKASFISKKLELNITEESSSKITAALSRNVLFTATNASGNNADIGADLVSLKNGTREFLKSSKKTPLNLTLPAYTYEAIFAKPGYQSRQITVGPNSRNVTARMNVAKAIVDVKVIDALSGQPISGADIYYNPGDNLNAPQSPFAKTDLKGRGLGQLTSGKYLFTVNYRGFRPLTRNLLLRAGETYALVFKIYPSN
- a CDS encoding FHA domain-containing protein codes for the protein MPKLVIKKGDFVVNKLSIPEDVLAFTIGSEQGNDITIPDESISYYHLQFERQNNEYYIRDLQSQSGTFVNGTRISGRALLNSNDQIGIGNHKITFLFSESLPESPVFFEKNKSDQTTSGSHFEDKIAGVPSLTQLNAWLNEAHDNDNDEIFNEDSGNGNLKPVDAFDEIEPENSTDFFDNNQDVEPGPLTTFITTESDQNENRDLNIETETLLKPEKTDAGVLELTEPVDEVAEPQESETSLRYYLLGIYGYYLGKKFKLRSSRTRIGRDSRKNHIVLRRNSKRRREQGVSRRHATIINKGNKYYIRDEKSKSGLRVNQKIVGPSKKVYLDPGDEIEFFTDRRSHIFRFVIQGDWDFSSPKKAGDWHIRNSRTIITVLSAIVILIAGFLLINSFRTISYMDKSPVSLNAKESFWARGFDDSDLPNHNPLAFSSYPAMADLNGDNFIDVVFIDTNGILKAINGASKQPLWVNREFKINFNERITLEDLNNDNNPDVIVQSEDSRVRVISGDNGREILKSPILENPLTGAPIVGDFNGDGFKDLAVTSGNNYVYIGFSISTKPDWKRLETEESINSFTSAEDVTGDKIHDILIGTETGKVVIIDGSIPKIYGTIDINEELSKALGSFNIFTKIRFPASFADLNGDNTKDIIVGTEQGYIIALNGKTLERFWWDKADAESQITKAGEQSISLGDFDGDGLLDVANITQAGRLRVILGRNMGKDRKLVLWEYPSEESGEFIGPVAIADFNKNGVMDIVTAGQNGFIYIFEGSSGEILWRSAENGGDIISPPLIGDLDNDTYLDILVHRADGNFYKISTNSPTLGNTLSWGQTFGNSRHTSAATLYEPNDSTSSILIITLTSIILLTIGLNRFLSKKRNNLSKNHRMSI